One segment of Cutaneotrichosporon cavernicola HIS019 DNA, chromosome: 4 DNA contains the following:
- the ARE2 gene encoding uncharacterized protein (Membrane bound O-acyl transferase family) yields the protein MVATRASKLARASEPGTGATQTTIPTPPTSTADLHLDNPSPVTLSSLDPSPHPSQISQHSLPRNHLSSTPDGASTPHSLLTRPSSSLSNLGSHPLSKQVQLEHDDADFNLNLDAQLQEELDKQDSPRSSSHLSLSTNMGAVLSSAPCEDAVIATPSGTVLVRPYVSAGKEIKALLQFKPRYSSFDRENNKSQSDQFRGFFTLFWIALALLFLRTCIESWETNRTLLSPNFAQLITADGVALAFADFIMVTSMLLCVPFVKCLQKGYFKYNWTALIFQHVFQTTFLGVAIAWGYARNWYWVQAGFLVLHALSSMMKMHSYMSHNGMLANVNARLIEEKRTLHEYLNSLPGGHEAALAEAAERKGELEAREASAPRISEPATPAPTPTPPQIRVPNDNGAVLSETSARLGLNGNAKKKNGEVRRRIRSSKPATDALPAPQSGLPRGTSLEPAHTTSPHAKRAPTLLAWSSDPKIALLARNIDAMSDELCSNGERGLVWPQNVTYKHFIEFMFFPTLVYQLEYPRTSTRRPLFILEKVFATFGTFSLIYTVTEHYIMPYSPKPGDNLIQTFAQLAIPMIVNFLLIFYIIFECVCTGFAEISYFADREFYQDWWNSTSWDEFSRKWNKPVHTFLLRHVYASSRSGLRLGRWSATFFTFLLSALCHELVMAVVSKKIRPYLFLMQMIQLPMIMIGRLPAVKRNRTLGNIIFWAGLMLGFPLLEICYLRF from the exons ATGGTCGCTACTCG tgcTTCCAAACTGGCCCGCGCGTCCGAGCCCGGGACCGGGGCGACGCAAACCACTATTCCAACCCCACCAACATCAACAGCAGATCTCCACCTTGATAACCCATCACCCGTCACATTGTCCTCATTAGACCCCTCTCCGCATCCATCTCAAATATCCCAACATTCTTTGCCTCGGAATCACctctcctcgaccccaGACGGCGCGTCTACCCCACACTCGCTCCTTACACGGCCATCCTCTTCACTTTCTAACTTGGGATCCCATCCCCTCTCTAAGCAAGTCCAactcgagcacgacgacgcagacttcaacctcaaccttgaCGCTCAGCTTCAagaggagctcgacaaaCAAGACTCTCCCCGATCATCCTCTCACCTTTCCCTTTCCACCAACATGGGCGCCGTACTGTCTAGCGCACCATGCGAGGACGCCGTTATTGCGACGCCAAGTGGTActgtcctcgtccgtccTTACGTTTCCGCGGGcaaggagatcaaggccCTGCTCCAGTTTAAGCCGCGCTACTCGTCGTTTGACCGCGAGAACAACAAGTCCCAGTCTGACCAGTTCCGCGGCTTCTTCACCCTCTTCTGGATAG CCCTTGCACTCCTCTTCCTGCGCACATGCATCGAGTCATGGGAGACCAACCGCACTCTCCTCTCGCCAAACTTTGCGCAACTCATCACGGCGGATGGTGTCGCGCTCGCATTCGCCGACTTCATTATGGTCACGTCCATGCTCCTCTGTGTGCCGTTCGTCAAGTGTCTCCAGAAGGGTTACTTCAAGTACAACTGGACAGCTCTCATCTTCCAGCATGTGTTCCAGACGACCTTTCTAggcgtcgccatcgcctGGGGCTATGCGCGAAATTGGTACTGGGTTCAAGCAggcttcctcgtccttc ACGCCCTGTCGAGCATGATGAAGATGCACTCGTACATGTCGCACAACGGCATGCTCGCCAACGTGAACGCACGCCTcatcgaggagaagcgcacGTTACACGAATACCTCAACTCGTTGCCTGGAGGCCAcgaggccgcgctcgcggaggcggccgagcgcaaaggcgagctcgaggcgcgcgaggcgtcTGCGCCACGCATCAGCGAGCCCGCGACGCCCGCCCCAACGCCTACACCGCCTCAAATCAGAGTCCCGAATGACAACGGGGCAGTCTTATCGGAGACCTctgcgcgcctcggcctgaACGGTAAtgcgaagaagaagaatGGCGAGGTGCGCCGCCGGATACGCTCATCGAAGCCTGCGACGGATGCGCTCCCCGCGCCCCAGTCTGGCCTGCCGCGCGGTACTTCGCTCGAACCCGCACATACCACCAGCCCGCACGCGAAGCGCGCGCCGACACTCCTCGCGTGGAGTTCGGACCCGAAAATCGCCCTCCTGGCGCGCAATATCGATGCCAtgagcgacgagctgtGTTCGAACGGCGAACGTGGCCTCGTCTGGCCCCAGAACGTCACCTACAAGCACTTTATCGAGTTCATGTTCTTTCCCACGCTCGTGTATCAGCTTGAGTATCCGCGCACAAGCACCAGGCGCCCGctcttcatcctcgagaaggtGTTTGCGACGTTCGGCACCTTCAGCCTTATCTACACCGTCACAGAACACTACATCATGCCATACAGCCCAAAGCCGGGGGACAACCTCATCCAGACCTTCGCCCAGCTTGCGATCCCGATGATCGTTAATTTCCTCCTCATCTTTTACATCATCTTCGAGTGCGTGTGCACGGGGTTCGCCGAGATCTCGTACTTTGCCGACCGCGAGTTCTACCAGGACTGGTGGAACTCTACGTCGTGGGACGAATTCTCGCGCAAGTGGAACAAGCCTGTacacaccttcctccttcgCCACGTCTACGCGTCCAGTCGCTCAGGTCTCCGCCTCGGTCGCTGGAGCGCGACGTTcttcaccttcctcctctcggcGCTGTGTCACGAGCTCGTCATGGCCGTCGTCAGCAAGAAGATCAGGCCGTACCTCTTCCTCATGCAG atgATACAGCTTCCCATGATTATGATCGGTCGCCTACCTGCGGTCAAGCGCAACCGCACTCTCGGCAACATTATTTTCTGGGCCGGCCTGATGTTGGGATTCC ctctGCTAGAGATTTGTTATCTTCGCTTCTAG